The genomic stretch TTTGCTTAGGCTCACAGTACAGAGACAgtgaaaaacgtaaaaaagaaagtttaAGCCACAAAACCTGTCACAattgtcattttttgtttatttttttttttttttaatcgctAATGGAGGTTCATTTCAGTCCCTTGACAactgaaaatttagaaaaagtgTAAGCCAGTTTGATTCAAATACACGGCGAAAGTGTGTTAGTTAAGATGAAATATGAAGGTGAAgatgaaataatttcgttTGTGAGTTAATCAATGAAAACAAGATAATGCATTCGCAAATGCTAGTCAACGAAGACATCCGAAGTTTTGAAACACATTGTGAGACTTGCAAAGTGCGTGACcaccaaaaaaattgtagatgTTTTAGTAAGTATTTTGAGAGTATTACACAGAATATACCGTTAACGGTTACGAAGCGTTTTTATTAAACCCAGTACATAAAGCCACGAATAAGATCAGGAGCAAATCATTACATTTGCAGATTGCATGGTGACGAAGGCTGTTTTGGTAAATGCTTTCAGTTTCAATAATACTGCTGTGTAATCATCGAATTGTGTtacttacatacatacattggGCATTCCGTGAAAGCTTGACTAGGTTTTAACTTCAGCAGTTTTGATTAACGcaattgaaactttttcatctGATAATAGAACTtttaaactttattttttaatttaccaTTTTAGAGGTATGatactcaaattttttttatttccaccattttggcaatttttgaacaaaacaaaacaacaaaatcTGATGTTTTGAACCAACTATATTATGATTGGACCCATGATGGAATctcttttttctattattctcAGGACACTGATAATGTTTAAGCTACAAAAATACATGttttacaaatattaaaaaaattctgtgttTCAGTCAAACTCTATGGTAACTATGTTAAAATCACGTAGAAgtaaaagataatttttatactatttgtcatcgaatttacaaaaattgtattaatAGTCAATTTCATCTTCCattcaatttaaatatctGGAGACGTCCTTGTAATATAAAAGTATCCATCTTTGGTGATTTGGAAATGACGCAGTTGCCTTAGGcgacataaaaataaaaaatattttgagcgttgtgaaaaaaagttgaaattgagaataatttgagcgttcataatttaaaaacagTTGCATATGAGaacacaaaaattttattttagaaaTGCTACAAtcatctaaaaaaaatttaaccacaTTACAAATGGAGGGGTCAAAATTTGGTCGAATTGGCATGGAATGATGTCCCGTATAGAATGGTGTTAATATAAACAATGAAAGGCATGAAAAGCAGAAAAACAATCGCACGAAAGCTTCAAGCACGGAAAAAGACTATAAAAGAAGATTCTCTAAAATATTAGATAACGTTTGTGAAGTAATATAGGCCAGCCGCAGCAGTGCttgtaaaatgaatttttttgcactTAAACCCATTTCTTTGCATATCGATTGAAAAtcgtaatatatgtatttacgtAAAGTATATATGCTTTTATtcagaataataattgaaaaaaatagtaataacatTCGTGTACGTATGGAAATAATTGGTAATAATCGTACGAATTCTCATCTCAAGTcataaatttatgtaattttgaTGTAAGATTAAATCTATACATACCTTGGTATGCCTGAAGGTGATAAAATACTTcgattttatacaataatatatacgtTTTTGCAACACCCTTGGTTTATCGTCACTCATTTGTATTGTTTATCGTCATACCTCGTATCACGTTCATCACATTTTCCCACATACAACGATCCAAGTATTCATAACACTTGGAGCGCAGAACTATGTGTGTGATAGATTATCGCACCAGTAAAATTCACTGCAGCTGCCAGAACGAAGACTGGCATCCATCGACCCTGCGAGGCTGTCACTAATTCGGCAGTCAATGGACCACAGAGAATTCCAGGTATGGTAGCCTGcaacaaataaatatgttAATATTTCCATTctataattgattttttgtttatattcaATACAAAGTCCTGGTAGTTGGTAATAATTATCTTTGTTGGTGAACAAAAGTTTTGGATCTAAATACTTTCTTACATGTGCAAGGATGAATCactgtatttttatttgccAAATGAATAATCGATGAGTGCCTACTGTACGTATTAAATatgataattattcattgtacattattatgaagaaaaaaaagtcaattattttttacttactATTGTGTTTGATATAGCAAAAGTTATGCCAGCATGATTAGGAGCTACATCAGCGTGATTGCTGAGATGACCTGCCGAATTGCAAGCGCAAAGTCCCATCGAAATTGACACAAATCTGTATAAAGTGCGCAAGTTTAAAATCATACATTGTTAGAAATACGAAATATGAAAGCAAGTATAGGAAAAAGTGAAAGATTCATTGTTCCATTcaatggatttaaaaaaatttcaatacatcTTGATATAATATCGGTTTAATTCAAGCTTACATCACAGCTGCAAGTAAGTTGTCAACGGCGCAAAAGGCGAGCAAAAATGCCCCTGGACCGATTAAGCCGATGCTAGTCATCAATCTCCTTACAGATAAGACTGACCACCTTTTTTGAATCAAATTATCCGCACTGTGACCAGCAActacaaaatgaaaagtatATTATTGGATTATCAGATTGTTagattttaattcaaaaatagaatttttattgcaaCGTATCAAATAAATGGCTTACCAATACCGACAAGCGAGTTTACAATGTACGGCAAAGCTGTTAAACTGATGCTTTCCTTGTAGGCAGATAAATTTCGTGCCAAATAAGTCGGTAACCATTGCATGATTATGTAGTTGCTCCAATTCATTGCAAAATGAGCTATATACAATGCCCAAAGAGGCCAGTGAGTTATCAGTTCTGTCCAGTGCATATTTCGATTTTGAGCCACCTgagtatatgaaaaaatattagaacGTATTTAGCTAGTTTTAAAGTGGTAGCATATTTCCTTCGTAACACAGTGTACCTTACTTATTGTCAATgatactttgaaattttgccaGCTTCAGGGTTTTAACTGAGTATAATCCGAAATGTAAATTGCCCagataaaacaattaacgAGCTACAATTAAGagttatttgaaataaagGTCTGCATACTTTGGGTAAAAACAATGGTATTTCGTCTTGAGTGTTTGACTCTCTATAAAGTAACATCCACAATAAAGTCCAAAGGATTCCGAGGCTCCCAAACAAGTAAAATCCGTTTGGCCAGGACATGTGCGGACAAATCTATAAAAATTAGCAGGCAAagtttaatcaattttatataataattttataacaaacaATTTAAATAATCTTTAAATTTGACGACGATTTAATTGttttcagttaaaaattgGAGTTATCATATTCTGACTTACAACCGACGCTACTACTTGGCCAACGGATCCCGCAGCTACAAGATACCCAAATGCACGCGATCTCTCCTCAACTGGTACGTTATGAGCAAACAGGTGAAATATAACTGGAAGAcctgaaaaataattccaacAGCCAAGAAATAAGTAATAATTGTCATGTTTGGAGAACTTCATTTTCCATTATATTTCGATTTGCATTTTTACACATTGtcaaatcttttcttcttggTTGTAAAAATACTTTCGATTGGAATATTTTAATGCTTTCTGTTGTCTTATTAATTTTACCGCTTACTTTTATACTAAATGGCAATAAGTAGAGCACAGTCAACGTACCTAAACCTTCTCCGAGTCCAAGAATAACTCGACATATGATGAGCATGGGTATCGAATGGGCCAATAGAGGTGTGATGACCGTGCTAATTGACCATAGCAAAACTGCCGACATCAAAACAGTTTTACAACCAAATCGATTAGCCGTACTTGCTCCGATAACCTAAAAACATCACAAGCTACATCATGTTTATTACATATACACAAAACGAACTTgatcaaaattgttttttgtaCCCACTTAATTATATGACATTGCATATCGGGAGTTATTTCAAGAAAGTAATATTTCTCCGAGAAacgtaatttaatatttttaagtgCTTCTGCAGCTGTATAAGGAATCCGAAAAATATGCTTGGGgtgttttttcaattattgaaaaaagatgtAACGTTAGGTAtatgaattttacaatattcgtACTAATTGTTCGACATATCATATAAAGATCAAACTTTGTACCATAATTATAAAATGCTCTAGCctaagttgttttttttctggaaATCTCACCACTTGAAACATTGCTGATACTAGGTAGAAGTTTCAATAGCAATAGAAATTCCTTGAATTTGTAAAGTGACTGGGATAATTTAAAGACCATTCAAAGAAGACACATGAAGCGCTTGAGTATCTATTATGAACAGGattttgagaataattttatcgCAGCATTAAGGATTGCTGTGGCTCGATAGAGTGGAAGTAATAAGAGAGAAATCGTCAAGATTTACCTGGCTTGTAAAATAGCCAAATGCAAACGCCGACAAGATCCAGCCTTGCCAATGAAGATTCCATCTGTACTGGTCGGTCATAGGAACGATGGCAATCGGCATGATTACCCTGTCAGCTGCATTGATGAAATTTGCAGCGGAACATAATGCAACGATTCTGGAAGTCCTGGGGAGCATAGCTAGCCGCGGCATGTTGTATGATTCTCGTTGATCACTGTGTGAAGTGTTTGTTTTCAGAGTAAGACATTGTGGGTACTTTCAGGTTAGAACCctttatttgttattattttcagtaaagATAATTTAACCTCAAACCTTTGCGTTGCATTCAgcgatatttcattttcatatatatCATAAAAAGAAACATTGCGGGTAGCTGGAGTTGGCCACGCGAGTAAAATACGATTTT from Neodiprion virginianus isolate iyNeoVirg1 chromosome 3, iyNeoVirg1.1, whole genome shotgun sequence encodes the following:
- the LOC124301551 gene encoding sodium-dependent phosphate transport protein 1, chloroplastic-like isoform X2 translates to MPRLAMLPRTSRIVALCSAANFINAADRVIMPIAIVPMTDQYRWNLHWQGWILSAFAFGYFTSQVIGASTANRFGCKTVLMSAVLLWSISTVITPLLAHSIPMLIICRVILGLGEGLGLPVIFHLFAHNVPVEERSRAFGYLVAAGSVGQVVASVICPHMSWPNGFYLFGSLGILWTLLWMLLYRESNTQDEIPLFLPKVAQNRNMHWTELITHWPLWALYIAHFAMNWSNYIIMQWLPTYLARNLSAYKESISLTALPYIVNSLVGIVAGHSADNLIQKRWSVLSVRRLMTSIGLIGPGAFLLAFCAVDNLLAAVIFVSISMGLCACNSAGHLSNHADVAPNHAGITFAISNTIATIPGILCGPLTAELVTASQGRWMPVFVLAAAVNFTGAIIYHTHSSALQVL
- the LOC124301551 gene encoding sodium-dependent phosphate transport protein 1, chloroplastic-like isoform X1; the encoded protein is MQRKGLSDQRESYNMPRLAMLPRTSRIVALCSAANFINAADRVIMPIAIVPMTDQYRWNLHWQGWILSAFAFGYFTSQVIGASTANRFGCKTVLMSAVLLWSISTVITPLLAHSIPMLIICRVILGLGEGLGLPVIFHLFAHNVPVEERSRAFGYLVAAGSVGQVVASVICPHMSWPNGFYLFGSLGILWTLLWMLLYRESNTQDEIPLFLPKVAQNRNMHWTELITHWPLWALYIAHFAMNWSNYIIMQWLPTYLARNLSAYKESISLTALPYIVNSLVGIVAGHSADNLIQKRWSVLSVRRLMTSIGLIGPGAFLLAFCAVDNLLAAVIFVSISMGLCACNSAGHLSNHADVAPNHAGITFAISNTIATIPGILCGPLTAELVTASQGRWMPVFVLAAAVNFTGAIIYHTHSSALQVL